tacatgccactagcccagtataagAAGTGTTATGCAATAGTGAAATGTTTGCACGTCAAAGTATagtttgtcatgttagagtttaggtatcaccgcggcacggtatcgtgccaccaaatgtaataacgaatcagtctctgggacacatctaggtatcacatAGAGTCACCGCAGACACGGGCCTAcatgccactagcccagtatattaagtgttaggtaatagtgaagtttTTTGTTCGTCAAGAGTTaattcgtcatgttagagtgttttttgtaaccgccgcatcacgtgtacaagtccgcccctcacgcgcattaaaatcgtgagccgccactgaggaagtgagctgcgcgtgtgactagtcacgtcgggaaaaccgttacggccagaacgggcagcactatgtatagggctgtgccgtaataaattcatcaaataccCTCCAGagactttgtgttcttcttcaggcatcccgagtggccataacagctcggggggccctactgcgttaacccctacctctagccacaaggccgaaacctccctgagatctcgaacccaagcaaaaatcacatAAAAATCATGGGAGGTAGCAGGGACGGCGTCAGGCTGTCACTGACAACAAACCATCTTCATCGATGGCTTACCATTCAGAACTTGCCATCTGGTCTAACAACACTAATAAAAAATTGCCTGACAACCATCCATTCTGAAGATGCTGATGCTTTTTCATTGAATCAATCAAGGACGGATTatcttgaaaaaagaaaaaagtgccATTATTGCCCATACCAGAGGGAGAGGAAGACTAATTACAATGTGCGTGCAGTACAACACTCCTAATTCCTTGGAATGCTCAATGAAAATATGCGAGATGTGTGTGTcacatttgtaatattatttaaacattcaTTTACTTTGTGTATTTTCGTGACATGATATTGTTgtcttaattgttttataattcatATGTTTATAATTAGAAAAGTTTTTTTCcatttagtaatttaattttatatgttcCTGACTTACTTCATAAAATATcatgaaatatatacatatatatgaattGCACAAGAAAATGCATTCCGTTGTAAATGTTTCTTTAAATACTTGGTACTTAAttcacatatattttaaaatatgaaaatacctaaaaaattataCTGGTCTGACGGACCGATGTTCCGCTTAACTGATAAAAAAGCGATGTTCCGTGCAGAGGGTTAAATTATGTGATAGTGAACCATGAGGTAGAGATTAAAACGAAGACTCATAccattatagtttaaaattatttttgacattaAGTCTCCGCAGCAGAAATATTACTCTTAAgttatttaagtataaaaaattagTTGTTGATTTTGTAAATGACCTTAGCATTTTTGGTATCATTTGAGACCCAtatgcgggtaaatacggtatatagtGAAATTGTATGAAAAATACAATATGAAACATAAACACAAATGatcaatactgtaaaaaaattgggATGGGTCTTAGTAGCATTTCTTACATTGCAATGTGTGTACCGGATAAACATCTGATGCACATTTACTCCCAGGTTGAGTGATGATATGCCATCATGGCCTCTAAAGAAATGAAGGAGGATGCTGAAGTTACACATCATTGTATATAATGACATGTCTACAAGTAACATCCCTCAGTTTCCAACCGcttcatttacttttattttagcaTTTTCACACCTTTGTTCAGTAGTTTGGGTGTGTGATGGTCTACAGCTAGGCTTATAACTTCTCAGCGATTTGTAATGTCACGTGGTAAGTTTTCCTCATTCGGCTATGATGATGTATATCCAAATAGAACTGAATAAAGCAGTCTTTGTTGGGGGGTGATATTTCAACATCAGAACTCAGCAGGCAATGAGGGGTAGGTAATGAAAATTGGTGAGAGGGCAGAAGGACTTACCATGTTCAAAAAACTGAGTAAGAATATATCTTTGCAGCTGAATTTATGAATTCAATACTAAGGAGTCAAGATTGGAGATGAGGCTGATAAATGATAAATGGTACAAATTAACAACACATGAAATAAACATTTCTTTATTGAAGACGTAGCAAGTGCAGATCTCAGCGGCACTGGTCGCTCAGCTGTCGGCACACCGGCCGGAGATGGGCCATCCCGTACGCACCGACCTTGGCCCCGGCGACGCGGCAGCCCAGAGCGATGCTGTCATGGAGGGAGCGCCCTGAGCCCAGGCCGAAGATGGTCGCTGCGATGAACGTGTCTCCCGCGCCCACGGTGTCCACCACACGCGGGGGAGGGAAGGCTGGGGTCACCACCACTGCCCCGCCCACGCCTCTTCCCGCCGCCCCGAGCTCCCCCCACGGCACTACCACCGTGGCCCTGCGTCGTCACCAGGAAAGAATAATGAAGAAATGAATCAGGGCTTGACGTCTTGTTGAGCTTGCGGGCGTCAGAGACCGTGAGGTGAGAATGGAGCATTGAGGAAATGACTTGTGAAACAGGAAGTaggtaccctgagaaaacccattAGCTGACGGTAACATCTGCACGTTTTATAACTTGTGGAAAATCCTGAAACCCCGCGCCAAGAATCAAACCCAGATTACTTATATGGTCTGAGTGATCTAAACTCTCAactacagccccccccccccccccaaaaaaaaaactgacatatTTAGTTGCCAATGCCATATCCCTGAATGTTTAATGTTTGTTGGTTtgcattttacaatttttaatttcatatatatatatatatatatatatatatatatatatatatatatatatatatatatatatatatatatatatatatatatatatatatatatatatatatatatatatatatatatatatatatatatatatatatatatatatatatatatatatatataacaaactgTTTGATTATGACTTAGGAGTTTATGAATATGATTTGGATATAGCAATTCaagtacatacagtacaaacatagtacttgaaaaatatttaacattattaaattcATTCCATATTTAATAGATCCTTTCTAGTGCCAATTTTGTCAGTAGAATGATTAACTTGGTCTCTTTTGAAACACCGTTAGaacaaaattgtgttttatgaCTAGTTAAAAGCAAAGAATGTGGTGATAAATGGTGGTCCAGCTGTCTGGAAGGGAATAGCAGGGGGAGGGGGTGCTTTATCCAGCAGCCACAATGAAGAAAAGCAAAAGGAACCCTGGACTAACTCCATTTGCACCCACTCcatcctgcatctctcatctTTCCCGCCTGTGCAGAGAGATTCAGTAAGCCCCAGACTAAGTGGCGTAAGTGATGCAGCTTACAGTCAGCACATGTAGGTTTCCAACTTAAGTGGGTCAGGAAGTGGTAATTAACAGCAGTCTAAAGTGTCATAGTATCACATTTAAGAGGCAGAGCCTGTAGTTTTTCAGTTAAGCTGTTCCCAAGATATAAGTTTGTAAGATATAAGTTTGTGATTGGTGCCCACCATTAATAAGTGTTATAGCTGTCGATGGTCATGTcacaaatcataaataaataaataaataaatagagacccggaaatttcgcggattcatttagtcgcaagctagaatgcaaaccttcacactctctcactgtgttcatgattggcacgcagttgtttggacacgcccgtctacgaccatgagccaatgatgcccagctaggagagaagtaagcgaatcaggtagtgccaaataacaaggataaaaaattctcgctaagaaattaaccaatgggaaagtaaacatgggtcgagcacacctataactttgaattctattctgaggccagaagaatccgcgaaatttccgggactctatatataaataaataaataaataatgcaatCCCCAGTTTCCAAGTTTTGATGAAAATCGTAGcattatattcaagtaaatagggtatgtaggtaattaatagaatacataaataaatataattcataacataaCTACTGTGTATATATTTTCATGCAATATTTCATTGTCTCTATATgtattggttattttattttttgccatgAAAAATGAGCTTTTTCATGCCATTTTATGCTCTTAGAAAACTGCAAAACTAGAATAGGAGGATAATATGTGTTCCTGCTTGTCTTTTGTCTTCGAGTAACGTCTCTACAGGGAACAAATATTAGCACATGATTTTACAAAGGAACATCCTAATCTCACACTTACTGTTATACATTTCACCAGGTGTCTATAATAATGTCCAAATGTCAATTAACATTATTCAGTTGCTTTTAAACATCAAATTAATTTGAACTGTAATTACATTTTGTTGGGGCTGTAGCATTTCCTCCATCCTCCATCAGTTATCACCCATAATTCCAGTGAGACAGGAATGACAACTCTGTATTGTGGCTGAAGCTGTCAGGCGTAGCCACCTAGCCTTCACACATGAAACCACGTGTGGATTTTACTGTTACATTACCAGTGACTCTAGATCATCTGTGACTCGAGATATTGAATGACTTTTGTTCCTGACAATCATTTTGAATAAGTTATTCGCAATAGGAGATGGGAGGTCTTAAACTCTTAATAACTAAAGCCACATTCAATACTGCAAGACTCCCACCAAATTCCCTTTTACTGTAAAAgactaaaatcaataaaaaaactcaataatTAATAACTTGTGAACAAcgcgattggcagcaagcgtgcacgagaGCACCACTTACCACCATTAAGGTCGAACAACAAATGTTGCTTCGTCACCGGAAGCTGTAAGCTTGGTGCTGCtggcaagcagcgcgggaagttgtTGATTCACGCGTCTCTAAACACTAGACACTAAAATTAACATACGTCCAAACACATGTCCTATCCTCATGTTTCCTTACCCAGGTTTTGTGTATCTCGTCATGGCTTCCAGCGTTTTGTGCATGTCGCCCCAGCCGTTGGAGATAGCAAAATCTTTGCCAACAAACACACAATCGGCCATGGGTGACATGGCCAAAAGATTTACGCTGTTGCTCGGGATCTCCAGCTCGATGGAAATTTTCAAACTCTGTCCATGAGACGAATTCCAGCGGACTGCATGCTCCATCATACGGGCAACTTCATCGGTGTTTCGACCCTGTGGCGATCAGACCCACTAAAATGCACACTATGAATCATACACAGTGAACCTTCTTttgtaacagcaaaaaaaaaatttttaaatagtaaatgaccaaaaatatatataaaaaaaaaatggattctcTTATTATTATTGTCTCTGTTGTACCAGAGTTGATTTCCATTTTGTAACACAGTTTCACTTCACAGGTagacattatttattattaactagCTTCTGCCAATTTGATGGTTTTACTAGTGCAGATTTATCAGCTGTTGACCAATAAAGAAAAAATTTGCTATgaatattcataattatttattaaaagtaacCAAAATGAATGAATGCAAGTAGTACTATGTAGTGTATAtaatatttctggttttaaaaatgttttttttttgtttgtatttaatttCATGGAAATCAGAACataaataaatgaaacaaaacaataaaaacaagagaggtattgtgttaaatttatagaaatataatttaactaatagtaatgatggggaaatgaaaaaaaaaaatgaacatggcATACGAGACCCCACCTTTACctggttatttttttgtaaaggcCAATTGTTCTTTAAGACTTGCACAAATGGAAGggtgaaaataaaacaaagtaaaacTTAGTTAGGACTGTCCACAGGAGCAAATCTGTAGGATTGGCAAAGAGGGCCTGCAGAAACTTCCAGGAAGAGCCAGCGCGGCCCTAGAGTTTAGCAGACGGGGGTCAACCAACAAATCGTCTCTGGATACGGAGCTTGCATGTCGTATACTGCCCTTATTTTAGCCTGCACGCACGCAGActgtggcggatccaggattttggtttgggaggggctagacccagctgaggctaggctttatcaaggcaaacactaaaacaatagtggacccagatgcttttggagggggcttgagccccttagccccccctctggatccgctactgcacgcagatacagaaagttttccacaagacatagttttgacatcaaaacCCATTTTCACTGTCACGCTTCCACCCGGACTGCCCATTGCTGTAAGGACTGCAGACTTGTAAGAGCACGAGCAGCAACCGCGCTCACCTCGAAGTGGACCCAGGAGTAGCGGGCGAGGTCCACCCGGCAGAACTCGCCGAAGGACAGCTCGGGCACATCCCGGGGGCAGTACAGGGCAGTCCGGGAGCCCGTGCTGATGTTGATGATGAGCGTGGCCATGTACGACTCTAGGTCCTCGTGGATGACAGCGTGCTCCAGCGAGATCCCGTGCTCCGCGAAGTCGTCCACCATGAACCTGGACATGCACGCTTCCTGCCGACAACCGCTCGATTATTTATCGATTACTTATTTTATGATCACACCTCGttgctagggacaagatttttgacgcgacaacgtttaataaatcgatgaacgccgtctgcacgcacaaaaaagtgtccctaaacgcacattgtcccattacccTGTGTCCCGTTAaactcattgtacacttgcgccgcatctatctctcttccgctcgattggaacagccatcgatttgactttttcgtggcacattaaacttgaaacactcccattcgtttcctccttttcctatcatgtcctatccttaacagaataacacagagtggaagaagttaaatagaaaacatttataaacgttatagttaaaataatctcttcgttaaagtaataaacatatttgaatcaatgagtgcaaataaaagtaaatttatcaattaaattgtagatttcatttcactccttctttgtatccatacaaaatagtaataattcaataaaaatgattcaattttattcataatagtatgcaatcattacatcaatgttttgttatgacgtcacgttaaactatcgtccgtaaaccgactttacagacaaccaatttatttttttggttttatttttaggtcaatttcATACAAGAGATTTTggtcattttgatttttttaatttttatacattgtcTTTATTCATAAACATGGGGAATTATTCAACaattatgaaactaaaatatttatatatacttattttaccAAATGAATCTCATTTTTACTCTACACATGATGCACTTGtacagtaaaatcattagtaataaacTAATAAGCACAGAACAAAAatactcagaaaaaaattaatcagtaaatttCTGTATGATCAATGTACCATTGCAATTAGTGTAAAAACGTGTTACTAATAACACATGCAAGATCAAATGACATATTTAAACTTTTTCCAATCCTTTTAGTTAATTCAGTTTGGTACAACATTTATGttaaatgaataaattatattcaataaatttaccataataaaggataaaatttttgtaatttaaattaagtgTTGTCAAATTGCTAactgatttcatgtttttagttacattttggtgttatgtATTGTATTGATATTGACATGCTTTGCGGAGTTATcacggttttatcgcaatttaccTACAATTGAGTCCCTACTCATCAACAATGAGCTCATTAGTTACGGACTTACAAATTACTAGAAAAGGGTTGTTTCGCAGCCCTTCCCACCACTTTCATCAAAATGTatacataaaaaacatttttttcacagtAGTTATTCGtaacatatttcaaaaacatcaTCTTGCTCTTTAAAGCACACTTAAATATTACCTTTAATAAAATGACACCACAGTTTGAGTGATATCTcattaaaaatgtcaaaaaaactaCCTCAGTTTTTGTACGCACTAACAAATGTATTTTAAACTTAACGGGTAATAAAAATTTCCCGATAAGTTGCAGTAAAGAAAGAAATGTGATGATGGAAGGCAGAGTCGCGGTTGCTAATCTGATTAGGAGGTACAGTGCTAAAGGGCTAGCTGGGCCTCTGGCCTGCCTCCTGGTCTCGCCTCTGCTATAATCGTaccattcattttttttaaacttcctaTGCAAGAAATTTTCTTACGTGGTATTTTCATACAAAAGTTATAGAAtacaatgaaattttaaaaaattatgtttataactgTTTATAAAGTTGTAATATTGTACGTAATATGTAGCCcactgaaacaacaaaaaaaatacaaacacaagTGAAAATTTTGAAATGCAAGCTAGCATCTCAATCAGTGACAGATTTAAAGACTGATATATGCACTGCAAGTCTCGAAAGTAGTTTCGAAAACTTTTCGCAAGATTGTTTTTCCTTGGAGAAACATCATGAGAACAATGTCTGCAGTTTCTTCTCGGTAACCGCACTCGCTCGCCGCGGCAGACGTCAGCAGCCAGGTTGACGGATGGCTAGATGAAGAGAGGAAGGGGGTCGGGGGTACAGGCGGGGCCTACCTGGCGTTTTTGCAGCCGATGGTGCCCAGGAACTCGCACGGCGCGCCCAGCATGGAGAGCACCGTGCAGCTGTTGGAGGCGTTGCCCCCTCGCCGTATGCACACCTCCGAGCTCCTGTGGACACCAGCATTCCCTCAGCCGCGGGAGGCCAAACCCTGTGCTCGGCAGCAGTGCAACCTGGCAGCATGCCGATGGAAACCTAGCTGAGCGTggtctctctttatctctctctctttttatatttacatatatttatatttgtaggcTATGAATATGGGCGTATGTCACAAACATGAAATGAAAAGAAATGTGATATCAGTATATCACCTGCTTAATATCATCCAATCCTTTCAGTTATAACCAATGTGTTTGCATCAACAGTTGAAGGAAACCAGGGTGGCCCAACTGAGACTAGAACTACCGTGGAAAACTTTCAAATGCAGCATGTGTTGGATAAACCAAGTCTTGGGGAGAGACGTCTTTTAGACATGAATTTCCAACAGGAATATATATGTCTCTTTAATCTCAAGTTGGGTGTCACATCGGTGAAGATTTGACACCACATAAAACTCGTTAACTATGAAAGCTAcaaagttgaagtaaatatacTTTAGTACAGCGGACTCTACTCATGGTCGTTACATATGACTCACCCTAGTAACATTCACAGTGATGCCGTAGTAAGCATTGGTGAGGAGTGTCCAATTGAAGTCAATGGAGAGCTGTAACTCCGAAAGTAATTGACCGATTTTCGCAATTGAATCtttaagttgctcgtgagtgagcactgagtgatgctagttgagtggaataactataaagttatttaaaatgtgtgtgtgtgtatatatgtatatatatgtatatgtatttgtgtgtgtgtgtgtgtgtgtgtgtgtgtgtaaatattatatattattttaatgtaaggATCAAACTGAaagataaaaaacatttttaaaaatttctaaagaatttaaagaaagGTTTCTGTCAATTCTTACAATTATACAATCAAAGAAACACTCTAAAATAATCTACAAATTTCAATAATCAAAGTAGAAGATGCTGAATTAAATAGTACAGACATTGAAAAGTATAGAAAAGTTATCAAATAATGAATATTCAATCCCCAGATATATTGGTCTCATCTCAAAAACCTAAtagtccataaaaatgttttgtaacagttaatactatatagtttcccttttgctttgcgaactttggtttgcgccatccgccacaggtggcagcattgtggttacacatttcagttccatgCAATTTCCGTTCTATTCACACAATTGCTCCCAGCAAacgccatataccgagagctaagatgttacacatcaaaaatgcaCCAAATGTTTAAAGGAACATAGCCTTCAAAACTACAGTGGGCTCTAAACCATTTGAGAATTGACTCAGTGTTATCATCTCTTGCCTTGCTGAGTCGGAGCCTCGGGCTTGGCCCCACAGCACAAAACACTGTTATGCCCATGCCTGCCTCGTAACCGAGCGGGACGCGAGGAAGTTCAGCTAAGCGACACTGCTGTCCTGGCTCAGGGAAGGCAGGATGTTCCTTGAGCCACCTCACCTGTTCTTGGAGTCCTCGACAGGGTACGAGTCGCACAGGTGGATGATGTCCAGGCATGCCACCCCGACGCACAGGATAGTCATTGCTCTTGATGTGGAGGAAGTCTTCTTACCTCATGACTTCTCCAAGATACCAGTTCACCCTTTCTGCTAAAATTACAGTGGGAGACAAACAACCCCACAGTCTGCTTTGTATGCTACCAGATTGTTATAAATAATAACTATTTAACTATAAACAAAGCACAGTCTTTTACATGCACTTCAAATAGACTTAAAAGAAACCAATACATAATTGTATCTTATTACGCTTATGCATTGTCTGGTTTATAATCCAGTTTATTTAGCAACAAATACCAAAGAGTTTATACAAGTAATACATCATTAAATTGTATACCAGAGCATAAATGGttcaaaagaaattaatttttcttaattatCAGAGTTTCTGCTTGTAAtttcatacatataattttacaatattttaaatacgtAGCTACCAAAATTTCATGATTTTCATCTGGTGTCAGATTAAAATTCAAAGTCATCTGTGAACTGTAACcacatttatttttcaactggCTAACATCTTTGAGAGAAACGATTAATGCTTTTTATAGAATTGAACACTGAACTTATTTTCCTGATAACTGCCTATTGCTGGCTCACAGTCGTAGAGAAGAGAGTCAAAATAACTACAGTGCAAGTCAAAGCAAAAGTTAAAAATGTCTGCAGTCTAACTTGCAAGCAAATGGGTGTAAAATATCCGGgtctgttaaaaaatatttatttaagactACAAAATAACACTGAACTGGTCCCAAGATTCACTTCAAACATCTTCGCGTGCTAGTTTAATGTATAGTTTCAAGTTTACTAGAGACGAGGCAACGAGGAAGGATAGACAGCCGGCGTGCCGGCCAGCGGGGGGTCAGGGGAGGCCCCACCTCCCGGACAGGTAGCACCCGTCACCCCGCTACATGGCAACCCAGGTGCCTGTCCGTCCCTTTCGCCCCAGAGCCCCGTCCGCGTGAAGTGGTGTAACTAGGACACCACTGTTCTCGAAACCTCGGATGTTAAGATAACTTTGATGACGTGACACTTTGAAGGGCTACAAGACCTTTCCAGACCAGAGCCAAGATGTGTATAAACGAGGAGGTTGACCTATGAAGGCGGTGAAGTGAAGAGGTCGAGAGACCTCAATGGAGGGTGGCAGTGAGCCACGAGTGACAATCGGATCATCCAGGACAAGCGGGTAGTGTGAGGCGGTGTGTTGGGACCGAGTTATGCGG
This genomic window from Bacillus rossius redtenbacheri isolate Brsri chromosome 6, Brsri_v3, whole genome shotgun sequence contains:
- the LOC134532683 gene encoding ketohexokinase-like; this translates as MTILCVGVACLDIIHLCDSYPVEDSKNRSSEVCIRRGGNASNSCTVLSMLGAPCEFLGTIGCKNARFMVDDFAEHGISLEHAVIHEDLESYMATLIINISTGSRTALYCPRDVPELSFGEFCRVDLARYSWVHFEGRNTDEVARMMEHAVRWNSSHGQSLKISIELEIPSNSVNLLAMSPMADCVFVGKDFAISNGWGDMHKTLEAMTRYTKPGATVVVPWGELGAAGRGVGGAVVVTPAFPPPRVVDTVGAGDTFIAATIFGLGSGRSLHDSIALGCRVAGAKVGAYGMAHLRPVCRQLSDQCR